A window from Gottschalkiaceae bacterium SANA encodes these proteins:
- a CDS encoding ABC transporter substrate-binding protein — protein MKKRLILFMVVILMLTTMLSGCGTETPEAAQPAAPGEETSEPAAEPTEDDKFGGTLIRASWNPPSGNFLSLITSTDNDFLVTDVVFESLIKITDKNELVPGLAESWEIADDSKSMIFHLRQGVKWHDGETFDAEDVLFNWKFIANPGYTGPLYSNFAPIVGMEAFHNGETEEIEGVEIIDPYTIKISFNDVYASVLTMVGTKANLIPEHVWKDIDVAAASEQTELLRNPIGTGAFMMDEFAPDQYVSLVAFEEYWEGRAYLDRIIIKATNQDTAQAELLSGQINYMTVSDFNPDDMGLYEDEGIQVLTTAGGSYQFMGVNHLNPDFQDMKVRQALMYGVDRQGLVDNLMYGYGEILTQPLPTSSWAHPGEDLVENYDYSPEKAIALFEEAGYEYKDGIMYRPNGEPLKWVLKYPSGNKTRERSAPVIQQNLKDIGIELELQIMEFATMFDQLNADDFELFLIGFGAGVEPDQSRFWKTGAKYNLMNYESAENDRLLDKGISFIENDARGEVYAEWGVFLNQDLPSIFLYTPELGCAVSPNLRGASAPNVLWYDANHWYYEK, from the coding sequence ATGAAAAAAAGATTAATTTTATTTATGGTTGTGATCCTAATGCTCACAACGATGTTGAGTGGTTGTGGTACAGAGACGCCGGAAGCGGCTCAACCGGCAGCGCCGGGTGAAGAAACAAGTGAGCCGGCAGCAGAGCCAACAGAAGATGATAAGTTCGGCGGAACTTTGATCCGTGCGTCTTGGAATCCGCCAAGCGGAAACTTCTTGAGCTTGATTACATCAACGGACAATGATTTTCTGGTAACTGATGTCGTATTCGAATCATTGATTAAGATTACAGATAAAAACGAATTGGTACCGGGATTGGCTGAAAGCTGGGAGATTGCTGATGATTCAAAAAGCATGATCTTCCATTTGCGCCAAGGCGTAAAATGGCATGACGGCGAAACCTTCGATGCTGAAGATGTTTTGTTCAACTGGAAATTTATCGCGAATCCTGGATACACAGGACCGCTTTATTCAAACTTTGCACCAATCGTAGGCATGGAAGCTTTCCATAATGGAGAAACAGAAGAGATTGAAGGGGTTGAAATCATTGATCCTTACACAATTAAAATTTCCTTCAACGACGTTTATGCCTCTGTATTGACAATGGTGGGAACCAAAGCCAACTTGATTCCAGAACATGTCTGGAAAGATATTGATGTTGCTGCAGCCAGTGAGCAAACAGAATTGTTGAGAAACCCAATTGGAACTGGCGCATTTATGATGGATGAATTTGCACCTGATCAATATGTTAGCCTAGTTGCATTTGAAGAGTATTGGGAAGGCCGCGCTTACTTGGATCGCATTATTATCAAAGCGACCAACCAAGATACAGCGCAAGCGGAATTGTTGAGTGGTCAGATTAACTACATGACGGTATCAGACTTTAATCCAGATGATATGGGCTTGTATGAAGACGAAGGCATTCAAGTGCTGACAACTGCAGGCGGTTCTTATCAGTTTATGGGTGTAAATCATTTGAACCCAGATTTCCAAGACATGAAAGTTCGACAAGCATTGATGTATGGTGTTGACCGACAAGGTTTAGTTGATAATTTGATGTATGGTTACGGCGAGATTTTGACGCAACCATTGCCAACATCAAGCTGGGCTCATCCAGGCGAAGATCTAGTTGAAAACTATGATTATAGCCCGGAAAAAGCCATCGCTTTGTTTGAAGAAGCAGGCTACGAATATAAAGATGGCATCATGTACCGACCAAACGGCGAGCCATTGAAATGGGTACTAAAATACCCATCAGGAAACAAAACACGTGAACGTTCAGCACCCGTTATCCAACAAAACTTGAAGGATATTGGTATTGAGCTTGAATTGCAAATTATGGAATTTGCAACCATGTTTGATCAATTGAACGCTGATGACTTCGAATTGTTCTTAATTGGTTTCGGTGCCGGCGTTGAACCGGATCAAAGCCGTTTCTGGAAGACGGGAGCAAAATACAACTTGATGAACTATGAAAGCGCTGAAAACGATCGTCTATTGGATAAAGGCATTTCATTTATCGAAAACGATGCGCGTGGGGAAGTTTATGCAGAGTGGGGCGTATTCTTGAACCAAGATCTGCCTTCAATTTTCTTGTATACACCAGAATTGGGTTGTGCAGTTAGCCCTAACTTAAGAGGTGCATCGGCACCAAACGTATTGTGGTATGATGCGAATCACTGGTACTACGAAAAATAG
- a CDS encoding ABC transporter permease, producing MKNYVIRRILLMIPVMIGISIIVFSLIHLMPGNPYAYLIESDARAEDVESMLQAIGYYDPLPVQYVKWVGGLMQGNLGYSIKFKEPIADMIGRRIGNTLMLSGVALLLSILVAIPLGVISATRQYSVFDYVATIIAFIGLSIPAFFFALLLVKFFAIDLKLFPISGMETLASGYTGMKKFIDLAYHLALPVIVLSFIQMASFMRYTRTALLEVIQQDYIRTARAKGVSERVVVYKHALRNALIPVVTIISLSLGQLISGAVLTETIFVWPGMGTLIFQAVMNRDYPVIMDATMVLAFMILMANLFADIMYALVDPRIRYK from the coding sequence ATGAAAAATTATGTAATTCGACGCATTCTCTTAATGATCCCCGTTATGATCGGTATATCTATTATTGTTTTTTCTCTGATTCATTTGATGCCGGGCAATCCATATGCCTATCTGATTGAATCGGATGCACGCGCGGAAGATGTTGAGAGTATGTTGCAAGCCATAGGATATTATGATCCTCTACCAGTCCAGTATGTGAAATGGGTTGGGGGATTGATGCAAGGAAATTTGGGTTATTCCATTAAATTTAAAGAGCCGATTGCTGATATGATTGGCAGAAGAATCGGCAATACCTTGATGCTTTCAGGGGTAGCACTTTTATTAAGTATACTGGTGGCCATACCGCTGGGGGTGATATCTGCGACAAGGCAGTATTCAGTCTTCGACTATGTGGCCACGATCATCGCCTTTATCGGACTTTCGATACCGGCCTTCTTCTTTGCCCTCCTTTTGGTTAAGTTTTTTGCCATCGATCTGAAATTGTTCCCGATTTCGGGGATGGAAACACTGGCCAGCGGCTATACAGGGATGAAGAAGTTTATTGATTTGGCTTATCACTTGGCACTGCCGGTGATCGTGTTGAGTTTTATTCAAATGGCTTCCTTTATGCGCTATACAAGAACCGCACTTTTGGAAGTGATTCAGCAGGATTACATACGAACTGCCAGGGCCAAAGGGGTTAGTGAGCGAGTCGTTGTTTACAAGCATGCGCTTCGAAATGCCTTGATTCCTGTTGTCACCATCATTAGTTTGTCCTTGGGCCAGTTGATTTCGGGTGCTGTTTTGACCGAAACGATTTTTGTTTGGCCAGGCATGGGAACACTGATCTTTCAAGCTGTTATGAATCGCGATTATCCAGTGATTATGGATGCGACCATGGTGCTTGCCTTTATGATTTTAATGGCCAATCTCTTCGCGGATATCATGTACGCTTTGGTTGATCCGCGGATTCGATACAAATAA